The following are encoded in a window of Bacillus sp. SORGH_AS_0510 genomic DNA:
- a CDS encoding ABC transporter ATP-binding protein: MDNAAISVKGLKKSFKDKEVLKGVDFEVRRGEIFALLGSNGAGKTTTVNILSTLMKHDGGEVGICGFDIQRQPDHVRQSISLTGQFAALDGLLTGRENLMMIAKLRGVSNPAQVSDNLLARFSLTDAANRRADQYSGGMKRRLDIAMSLIGTPAVIFLDEPTTGLDPEARIEVWNTVKELAGGGTTILLTTQYLEEAEQLADRIAILHGGKIITTGTLTELKEMFPPAKVEYIEKQPTLEEIFLAIIGKKEEM, from the coding sequence ATGGACAATGCAGCGATTTCTGTAAAAGGGTTAAAAAAATCCTTTAAAGACAAGGAAGTCTTAAAGGGGGTGGATTTTGAGGTGCGCCGTGGCGAAATTTTCGCACTGCTGGGCTCAAATGGAGCGGGCAAGACGACGACGGTCAACATCCTCTCGACGCTGATGAAGCACGATGGTGGCGAAGTAGGTATTTGCGGCTTTGACATCCAGCGTCAACCAGATCATGTTCGCCAGAGTATCAGCCTGACAGGGCAGTTCGCAGCTTTAGACGGCTTGCTCACAGGAAGGGAAAATCTGATGATGATCGCCAAGTTGCGGGGAGTTTCCAATCCCGCGCAAGTCTCCGACAATCTGCTTGCAAGGTTCAGTCTGACCGATGCGGCCAACCGCCGGGCAGACCAGTATTCCGGCGGGATGAAGCGCCGGCTTGACATCGCCATGAGCCTGATTGGGACGCCAGCAGTCATTTTTCTCGACGAACCGACCACAGGGCTTGACCCCGAAGCACGGATTGAAGTCTGGAATACTGTCAAGGAGCTTGCCGGTGGCGGCACGACCATCTTGCTGACGACCCAGTACCTGGAGGAAGCGGAACAACTGGCGGACCGAATTGCCATCCTGCATGGCGGAAAAATCATCACGACAGGTACCCTTACCGAACTCAAAGAGATGTTCCCGCCAGCGAAAGTGGAATATATCGAGAAGCAGCCGACATTGGAGGAAATTTTCCTCGCGATTATTGGTAAAAAGGAGGAGATGTAG
- a CDS encoding STAS domain-containing protein, translating to MEKFYDTANISVYINKHKEEFQQKLLSEAVNVASNIEGILREGNIDLLKNAQRLVQYVVEDRKDELISFANEEGIAWAKFSLTLAFKLEWVHAIRRALWHFIKLYDQINENTCFQDDFFDLEHKVNDGIDEFLNTFFISYSHFKDELLLTQRKLVEHLSVPIIPVSETVAVLPLIGTFDSYRMDIIEEKVLTDIARLRVLTLIIDLSGISDMDEITISHFQKVLVGITLMGAKSIITGLRPELVRRMVHLGIDLSKFTETKATLQQTLNKYLV from the coding sequence TTGGAAAAGTTCTATGATACGGCAAATATTTCGGTATATATTAATAAGCATAAGGAAGAGTTTCAGCAGAAGCTCTTATCAGAGGCAGTCAATGTTGCTTCTAATATTGAGGGGATTTTAAGAGAAGGGAATATTGATTTATTGAAAAATGCACAAAGGCTTGTTCAATACGTTGTAGAAGATCGAAAAGATGAACTCATTTCTTTTGCCAATGAAGAAGGAATTGCTTGGGCAAAGTTTTCATTAACTCTTGCGTTCAAATTAGAATGGGTACATGCAATCCGACGAGCTTTATGGCATTTTATTAAGCTTTATGACCAAATTAATGAAAATACATGTTTTCAAGATGATTTTTTTGATTTAGAACACAAGGTTAATGATGGGATTGATGAGTTTTTAAATACGTTTTTCATCAGCTATTCTCATTTTAAAGATGAATTACTACTTACTCAAAGAAAATTAGTGGAACATTTATCGGTTCCAATCATTCCTGTTAGCGAGACGGTTGCCGTGTTGCCGTTGATTGGCACGTTTGATTCCTATCGCATGGACATTATTGAAGAGAAGGTATTAACGGATATTGCAAGACTCCGGGTTCTTACACTGATTATTGATCTATCTGGAATTTCAGACATGGATGAGATCACTATTTCCCATTTCCAAAAAGTGTTGGTTGGCATCACCTTGATGGGAGCGAAATCCATCATCACCGGTTTACGCCCTGAACTTGTGAGACGCATGGTTCATTTAGGAATTGATCTTTCTAAGTTTACAGAAACAAAAGCAACGCTTCAGCAAACATTAAATAAATACTTAGTTTAA
- a CDS encoding DUF421 domain-containing protein, which translates to MSGPLEIIFRTLTAFIILWIFVHMLGKQTIFQKTYHLFIATITMGTIAGNLAFNHNISFLYFILAFAIMGTVIFTLNILSVKNHHLRALISGQPTTLIHEGKIMEGSLKKIGYSLDLLKQELRSKDIFNIEEVEWAILEVSGSLSVLKKAEYQYVTRKDLQLSLTPNKIPVELVINGKILLDSLTNSSYTEDWLQAELQKRNIKVPDILYAVVGTQGNLYIDLYQDHNMTQQS; encoded by the coding sequence ATGTCAGGGCCATTAGAAATCATTTTTAGAACCTTAACAGCCTTTATTATTTTATGGATATTCGTCCATATGCTCGGGAAACAGACGATTTTTCAAAAAACCTACCACCTATTTATCGCAACTATTACCATGGGCACTATTGCGGGGAACCTAGCCTTTAATCATAATATTAGCTTCCTATACTTTATCCTTGCATTTGCTATTATGGGTACTGTTATTTTTACATTAAATATCCTTTCTGTGAAAAACCATCACTTACGGGCATTGATTTCGGGGCAACCCACGACATTAATTCATGAAGGGAAGATCATGGAGGGCTCATTAAAAAAGATTGGTTATTCATTAGATCTTCTAAAGCAGGAATTACGTAGCAAAGATATCTTTAACATCGAAGAAGTTGAGTGGGCGATCCTAGAGGTAAGCGGCTCTTTGTCTGTATTAAAAAAAGCCGAGTACCAATATGTAACGCGGAAAGATTTACAATTATCCCTTACCCCCAATAAGATACCAGTTGAGCTCGTCATCAATGGTAAGATTCTGTTAGACAGCCTTACCAACTCATCATATACAGAAGATTGGCTACAGGCTGAACTCCAAAAAAGGAACATTAAGGTTCCTGATATCCTATACGCAGTGGTGGGGACACAAGGAAATCTTTATATAGATTTATATCAAGACCATAACATGACGCAGCAATCTTAA
- a CDS encoding phosphotransferase has protein sequence MSQPWSPERVISEREAIELIEKQFAQLKPASLKVLGEGFDNTVFLVNQQYVFRFPRKELAASLIQTENRLLPVIEPLLPIPIPNPKYRGTPEGDYPWPFGGYEILPGKTPAKLTKEQRMLSVKPLAQFLRTLHDFPLIEAKKLQVPYDQIERMNIIKRKPLLEGNIEKARNKDLIDQHTVELLESFLSTIKSPLEDDTKTLVHGDLHIRNMLVNNTGQISAMIDWGDTHIGHPAVDLSIVYSFLPAEGRELFFRLYGDVQLEVKKVARFKAIYSLLVLLLYGEDLMDKGLVEESRSTLLLALEG, from the coding sequence ATGAGCCAGCCATGGTCGCCAGAAAGAGTCATTTCAGAACGAGAAGCTATAGAGTTGATTGAAAAACAGTTCGCGCAGCTGAAACCCGCATCCCTAAAGGTATTGGGTGAGGGCTTTGATAATACGGTATTTCTTGTAAACCAACAATATGTTTTTCGTTTTCCTAGAAAGGAACTAGCAGCCAGCTTGATTCAAACCGAGAACCGACTTCTTCCGGTGATTGAGCCATTGCTACCAATTCCCATACCGAACCCTAAGTATCGAGGCACACCAGAAGGAGATTATCCATGGCCTTTCGGAGGTTACGAAATCTTACCTGGAAAAACACCTGCCAAGCTGACAAAGGAACAGCGAATGTTGTCAGTAAAACCTTTGGCGCAATTTTTACGGACCCTGCATGATTTTCCCTTGATTGAAGCGAAAAAACTACAAGTACCTTATGACCAAATAGAACGGATGAATATTATTAAAAGAAAGCCCCTGCTTGAAGGGAATATAGAAAAGGCACGGAACAAGGACCTAATTGACCAACATACTGTGGAACTGTTGGAATCGTTTCTTTCGACCATCAAAAGTCCATTAGAGGATGACACGAAGACACTCGTTCATGGAGATTTACATATCCGCAATATGCTAGTAAATAATACTGGACAGATTTCTGCAATGATTGATTGGGGCGATACCCATATCGGCCACCCTGCGGTAGATTTATCGATTGTTTATAGCTTTCTACCAGCAGAAGGCCGAGAACTATTTTTCCGTTTATATGGTGATGTTCAACTTGAAGTGAAAAAAGTAGCCAGGTTTAAAGCCATTTACTCGCTTCTTGTCCTTCTATTATACGGGGAGGACCTCATGGATAAAGGCTTAGTGGAAGAAAGTCGTTCGACTCTGCTTTTAGCATTAGAAGGATGA
- a CDS encoding DUF1048 domain-containing protein, whose amino-acid sequence MNIFEKIIGSLDDKREWREMEARAKALPSEYHNAYKAIQKYMWTAGGGPTDWKDSSRIFNGILDLFEEGVAEGKKVTDLTGKDVAAFCDDLVKDEQTWKDKYRKKLNDTIGRD is encoded by the coding sequence ATGAATATTTTTGAAAAAATTATCGGAAGCCTGGATGACAAGCGAGAATGGAGGGAGATGGAGGCGCGTGCGAAGGCACTTCCAAGTGAGTACCACAACGCTTACAAAGCTATCCAAAAATATATGTGGACTGCTGGTGGTGGTCCCACAGACTGGAAGGACAGTAGCCGTATCTTTAACGGCATTCTCGATCTCTTCGAGGAAGGTGTAGCGGAAGGTAAGAAAGTCACTGACCTTACGGGCAAGGACGTGGCTGCTTTCTGCGACGACCTAGTGAAGGATGAGCAAACTTGGAAGGATAAGTATCGCAAGAAGTTGAACGATACGATTGGTCGTGACTAA
- a CDS encoding DMT family transporter encodes MNGKMRLIITMLIFGSIGVFVKKIHLSSSEIAFLRGVIGSLFLLAASFLVKHKPSFKALKQNALLLLLSGAAIGLNWIFLFQSYHYTTISNATISYYFAPIFVMILAPWVLKEKLTSLKVACIAIAMIGLFLVVYTGAGSPSGAQNHAVGIFYGLLAAAFYASIVLMNKFIKNLSGFELTLVQLMVGAIVLLPYILWQGNLQFSGLDSTSIMFILILGIVHTGLAYFLYFTSIQQLKGQTIAVLSYIDPISAVIIAAIFLSESMTWMQILGGVLVLGSTFISERLEVKFAKNGQSPTTTS; translated from the coding sequence ATGAACGGAAAGATGAGACTCATCATCACCATGCTCATTTTTGGCAGCATCGGTGTGTTTGTCAAAAAGATTCACCTGTCTTCAAGTGAAATTGCTTTTTTAAGAGGGGTCATTGGCAGCTTATTCCTGCTTGCTGCTAGTTTCCTAGTCAAACATAAGCCGTCTTTTAAGGCGTTAAAACAAAATGCCCTACTACTCCTGTTGTCTGGGGCAGCGATCGGCCTAAACTGGATCTTTTTATTTCAATCCTATCATTACACCACCATTTCCAACGCGACCATCAGCTATTATTTCGCCCCGATCTTTGTGATGATCTTAGCTCCATGGGTGTTAAAAGAAAAGCTAACAAGCTTAAAGGTTGCTTGTATCGCAATAGCCATGATCGGTCTATTTTTAGTGGTTTATACGGGGGCGGGCAGCCCAAGTGGCGCTCAGAACCATGCAGTTGGTATTTTCTACGGCCTGTTAGCGGCTGCGTTCTATGCCAGCATCGTGTTAATGAACAAATTCATCAAAAACTTATCTGGTTTTGAACTCACCTTAGTGCAGTTAATGGTAGGTGCGATTGTCCTTTTGCCCTATATATTGTGGCAGGGAAATCTTCAGTTTTCTGGATTAGATTCAACCTCTATCATGTTTATTCTAATTCTCGGAATTGTACATACCGGGTTGGCTTACTTCTTATACTTTACATCTATACAACAGTTAAAAGGGCAAACCATTGCTGTTCTCAGCTATATTGATCCAATTTCTGCCGTCATCATTGCAGCAATTTTCTTAAGTGAAAGTATGACATGGATGCAAATTCTCGGTGGCGTCCTCGTTCTCGGCTCTACTTTTATAAGTGAACGGCTCGAAGTTAAATTCGCAAAAAACGGGCAAAGCCCCACTACCACATCATAA
- the modA gene encoding molybdate ABC transporter substrate-binding protein yields the protein MNKRFILFFSMILLLFAMTGCSSKEQTKKLEEQKVEITISAAASLQDALTEINAAFKKDHPNIVVNYNFGGSGALQQQISQGAPVDLFFSAAEDKFDKLVTDGLIEKSKGLDLVGNELVLVIPKNSNKKIQAFEDLPKANRISIGTPEAVPAGQYAKDTLGNLRVWKNVEGKVVFAKDVRQVLTYVETGNVDAGIVYKTDALISKKVKIVATAAENTHAPIVYPLGVIKKSSHSKESQLFYDYLQNEKSMKTFEKYGFKSLK from the coding sequence ATGAACAAACGATTTATTTTATTTTTTTCAATGATACTGCTTTTATTTGCAATGACAGGTTGCTCGAGTAAGGAACAAACTAAAAAGCTAGAAGAACAGAAAGTAGAAATAACGATTTCAGCAGCGGCTAGTTTACAAGATGCCTTAACTGAAATTAATGCAGCATTTAAAAAGGACCACCCCAATATCGTCGTAAACTATAACTTTGGAGGTTCAGGAGCCCTCCAACAGCAAATCTCTCAAGGTGCACCCGTTGATCTATTCTTCTCTGCTGCAGAAGACAAATTTGATAAGCTCGTAACCGATGGACTGATTGAAAAAAGCAAAGGACTCGATTTAGTCGGCAATGAATTGGTGTTAGTCATCCCTAAGAATTCCAATAAAAAAATCCAAGCATTCGAAGACCTGCCAAAAGCTAATCGAATTTCCATCGGTACCCCGGAAGCTGTGCCTGCAGGTCAATATGCAAAGGACACTTTAGGAAACCTACGTGTTTGGAAAAATGTTGAAGGGAAAGTGGTCTTTGCTAAGGATGTTCGCCAAGTGCTTACATATGTAGAGACGGGCAATGTGGACGCGGGAATTGTATATAAAACGGACGCATTGATTTCAAAAAAGGTTAAAATCGTCGCAACTGCTGCGGAAAACACTCACGCTCCTATTGTTTATCCTTTAGGAGTAATAAAAAAATCTTCCCATTCCAAAGAATCGCAACTATTCTATGATTATCTGCAAAACGAAAAGTCGATGAAGACTTTTGAAAAGTATGGATTTAAGAGTCTAAAGTAA
- a CDS encoding PadR family transcriptional regulator, producing MDNITEMLKGVLEGCVLEIISRGETYGYEITQQLRELGFTDVVEGTVYTITMRLEKNNLVDIEKKPSTMGPPRKFYTLNAAGQEHLEIFWRKWDFVSSKINELKTNKIKRREVK from the coding sequence TTGGATAATATCACGGAAATGTTGAAAGGGGTGCTTGAGGGTTGTGTGCTGGAAATCATTAGCCGTGGCGAAACTTATGGCTATGAAATCACGCAACAGCTACGAGAACTTGGCTTCACTGATGTAGTTGAAGGCACAGTTTATACGATTACCATGAGGCTTGAGAAAAACAATCTGGTGGACATCGAGAAAAAACCATCCACTATGGGACCGCCGAGAAAATTTTACACACTCAACGCAGCAGGTCAAGAGCATCTTGAAATTTTTTGGAGAAAATGGGATTTCGTCTCAAGTAAAATTAACGAACTCAAAACTAATAAAATCAAAAGGAGAGAAGTAAAATGA
- a CDS encoding sterol desaturase family protein, producing MKKIYRDFFLHFDILILFLLVISGSIYVLIVGVEMVFCYYFLIGFLTFALSEYLTHRFFFHLKTPKNPLFLKFLKRIHYDHHTYPDDLKLLFLPIWYSLPNFLMICAIFYFFTGNFTGTVAFGIGLMVMLLIYEWKHYVAHRPLKPKTKFGRWVKKVHILHHYKNENYWYGVSTPFADFLFGTFRDEKEVETSKTAKSLEKR from the coding sequence ATGAAGAAGATTTATCGAGACTTCTTTTTGCATTTTGATATTCTCATCCTGTTTTTGCTTGTGATCTCTGGCTCCATTTACGTGCTTATTGTGGGAGTAGAGATGGTATTTTGTTATTATTTCTTGATCGGCTTTTTGACCTTTGCTCTCAGTGAATATTTGACGCATCGCTTTTTCTTTCATTTAAAAACTCCTAAGAATCCACTCTTTTTGAAGTTCCTCAAGAGAATTCATTACGACCATCATACGTATCCAGACGATTTAAAGCTTTTGTTTCTACCGATTTGGTACAGTCTGCCGAACTTTCTAATGATTTGTGCGATATTCTATTTCTTTACAGGTAATTTTACCGGAACTGTCGCGTTTGGAATCGGGTTAATGGTTATGCTGCTAATCTATGAATGGAAGCATTATGTAGCACACCGGCCGCTGAAGCCAAAGACGAAATTCGGCAGATGGGTAAAAAAGGTTCACATTTTACATCATTATAAAAATGAAAACTACTGGTATGGCGTTAGTACGCCGTTTGCTGACTTCTTGTTTGGTACGTTTAGAGATGAAAAAGAAGTTGAAACGAGCAAGACAGCGAAGAGTTTGGAAAAGAGGTAA
- a CDS encoding nitric oxide synthase oxygenase, producing MNTELLKEATEFVRSFYNEANKSAEELEDRLIEVTQQIDQHGYYEHTTAELEFGAKVAWRNSNRCIGRLFWNHLTVIDKRHLHTEEDIRDALFEHMDFATNDGRIRPTITIFSQAYRNKKIRIWNHQLIRYAGYRTEQGVIGDPGSVDFTEICINLGWEPKYGKFDVLPLVVQVNEHTPQLFEIPEHLILEVPIRHPQYEWFEDLQLKWYAVPMISEMCLEIGGITYTAAPFNGWYMGTEIGARNLADEFRYNLLPQIGSLMGLDIRSNISLWKDRALLELNTAVLHSYKEDGVSIVDHHTAAQQFKLFEEKEMENGRDVTGDWTWLIPPLAPAATHIFHNHYANEIVKPNYFYQTKPYE from the coding sequence TTGAACACGGAATTACTTAAGGAAGCAACAGAGTTTGTTCGTTCTTTTTACAATGAGGCAAATAAATCGGCGGAGGAGCTAGAAGATCGCCTAATTGAGGTTACCCAGCAGATAGATCAGCATGGGTATTATGAACATACCACAGCGGAACTGGAATTCGGAGCAAAAGTAGCTTGGCGCAATAGTAACCGATGTATCGGTAGATTATTTTGGAATCATTTAACCGTCATTGATAAGAGACATTTACATACAGAAGAAGACATTCGCGATGCCCTTTTTGAACATATGGATTTCGCAACCAATGATGGCCGTATTAGACCCACGATCACGATTTTTTCACAGGCATACCGAAATAAGAAGATACGCATTTGGAATCATCAATTAATTCGTTACGCAGGATATAGGACCGAACAAGGCGTTATTGGGGACCCAGGTTCTGTAGACTTTACAGAGATTTGTATCAACCTTGGATGGGAACCGAAGTATGGAAAATTTGATGTCTTACCGTTAGTCGTTCAAGTGAACGAACACACTCCGCAGTTATTTGAAATACCAGAACACCTAATACTCGAAGTTCCTATCCGCCATCCGCAATACGAGTGGTTCGAGGACTTACAATTAAAATGGTACGCCGTCCCTATGATTTCTGAGATGTGCCTTGAAATCGGCGGCATTACTTATACCGCTGCTCCCTTTAACGGATGGTACATGGGCACGGAGATAGGTGCACGAAACTTAGCTGATGAGTTCCGATATAACCTGTTGCCCCAAATCGGTTCATTAATGGGACTAGATATTAGAAGTAATATCTCTTTATGGAAGGACCGGGCACTATTAGAGTTGAATACGGCTGTCTTACATTCCTATAAGGAAGACGGGGTTAGCATTGTCGACCATCATACCGCTGCACAACAGTTTAAATTATTCGAGGAAAAAGAAATGGAAAACGGTCGGGACGTGACCGGGGACTGGACGTGGCTCATTCCACCTTTAGCACCTGCAGCTACCCACATTTTCCATAACCATTATGCTAATGAGATTGTAAAACCTAACTATTTTTATCAAACCAAACCGTATGAGTGA
- a CDS encoding Gp49 family protein, whose product MFIDSICPKCGEINLVEHKGEKILLVTCKNKHMYDHIVIPYSRTQPIKDEKRAKLEEMIVEKKFHRMSEKSTICLLIFNNGYEIEGRSTVRDVADFRNIVGKDKAYEQALKKAMVALGAFLV is encoded by the coding sequence ATGTTCATCGATAGTATTTGTCCAAAATGCGGGGAAATCAATCTAGTCGAACATAAAGGGGAAAAGATTCTGTTAGTCACCTGTAAGAACAAGCATATGTATGATCATATAGTGATCCCCTATTCTCGTACCCAGCCGATAAAGGATGAAAAACGGGCGAAACTAGAGGAAATGATTGTGGAAAAGAAGTTTCATCGGATGAGTGAGAAATCTACAATTTGTCTATTAATATTTAATAATGGTTATGAAATAGAAGGGCGCTCCACTGTTCGTGATGTAGCCGATTTCCGCAATATTGTGGGTAAGGATAAGGCTTACGAGCAAGCCTTGAAGAAGGCGATGGTGGCGTTAGGGGCGTTTTTAGTATAA
- a CDS encoding (deoxy)nucleoside triphosphate pyrophosphohydrolase: MKKLVKVVAAIIENDQNEILCALRSPIMAIPNMWEFPGGKVEANEDIYSALEREIQEELDCKIETFKEVFNNNTHEYETFIINLISIKCRVIEGTPTPSEHSKLIWLKRENLDSLKWAPADIPAVEQLINEK, from the coding sequence TTGAAAAAACTCGTAAAAGTTGTAGCAGCAATCATTGAAAATGATCAAAACGAAATTCTTTGTGCGCTTAGGTCCCCAATAATGGCTATTCCAAACATGTGGGAGTTTCCAGGAGGAAAAGTGGAAGCTAATGAGGATATATACTCAGCGCTAGAAAGAGAAATCCAAGAAGAGTTAGATTGCAAAATTGAGACCTTTAAAGAAGTGTTTAACAACAACACCCATGAATACGAAACATTTATTATTAATTTAATCTCCATCAAATGTAGGGTTATTGAAGGGACGCCAACCCCTAGTGAACACTCCAAGCTTATTTGGCTAAAAAGAGAAAATCTAGACTCGTTAAAGTGGGCACCGGCTGACATTCCTGCAGTAGAACAACTAATTAACGAAAAATAG
- a CDS encoding YitT family protein, with protein MIVIQKFMAMMIGSLLIGIGVNGFLVPNYLIDGGILGIALILHYFFHFRTGITMVALSLPICLFASMNERGYFFSSLQGLLVSSIFIDLLAPLRTQFVVSHFTGAVIGGIIIGIGVGLMLKYKSSTGGTDLLAKIISRSFSLNLALVIIFIDGLIVLAGATVLSADSFFYSCVAISTVGLTTSIIEGGYFLNR; from the coding sequence GTGATTGTTATTCAGAAATTTATGGCTATGATGATCGGCAGTCTGTTAATAGGAATTGGGGTAAATGGGTTCCTCGTGCCTAATTATTTGATTGATGGCGGAATCCTGGGTATTGCATTAATTCTTCATTACTTCTTTCATTTCAGAACAGGAATTACAATGGTGGCGTTAAGCCTTCCTATTTGTTTATTCGCATCAATGAATGAAAGAGGATATTTTTTTAGTAGTTTACAAGGGTTGTTGGTCTCTTCTATTTTCATTGATTTGCTTGCTCCCCTGCGTACTCAATTTGTTGTCTCTCACTTTACAGGAGCTGTAATCGGAGGAATCATTATTGGAATAGGCGTTGGACTAATGCTCAAATATAAGTCAAGCACTGGAGGGACAGATTTACTCGCTAAAATCATTTCAAGATCATTTTCCTTAAACTTAGCCCTTGTCATTATCTTCATCGATGGTCTCATTGTTTTAGCAGGTGCTACGGTATTGTCAGCAGACAGTTTCTTTTATTCATGCGTGGCCATTTCTACAGTAGGCTTAACCACTTCCATCATTGAAGGCGGTTATTTTTTAAATAGGTAA
- a CDS encoding ABC transporter permease, with protein MESKTGVLLGRLMRNIMRSPDTIITVAITPVMMLLLFVYVFGGAIETGTDNYVNYLLPGILLITIASGVAYTSLRLFNDVKSGLMARFVTMPIKRSSVLWAHVLTSLVSNALTVVVVILVALLMGFRSSADIPEWLAVAGILGLFTMALTWLALIPGLRAGSMEGATAYSYPLIFLPFISSAFVPTETMPKIVRAFAENQPVTSIVNAIRALLYEGSVGNGIWIALAWCVGIMVIAYFIAYKEFKRQLG; from the coding sequence ATGGAGAGCAAGACAGGGGTATTACTAGGACGTTTAATGCGCAACATCATGCGCAGCCCGGATACGATTATCACGGTGGCGATTACGCCGGTTATGATGCTGCTGCTATTTGTCTACGTATTTGGCGGCGCCATAGAGACGGGAACGGACAACTACGTCAATTATTTATTGCCGGGAATCTTGCTGATAACTATCGCATCCGGGGTAGCTTACACTTCCTTGCGGTTGTTTAACGATGTAAAGAGCGGGCTGATGGCACGTTTCGTTACCATGCCCATCAAGCGCTCATCGGTATTGTGGGCTCACGTGTTGACTTCGCTTGTTTCCAATGCGCTTACTGTGGTGGTGGTTATTCTCGTCGCTCTCTTGATGGGCTTCCGTTCCAGTGCTGATATCCCGGAATGGCTCGCGGTAGCTGGGATACTTGGGCTGTTTACGATGGCGCTGACTTGGCTGGCGCTCATTCCTGGATTGAGAGCGGGGTCTATGGAAGGGGCGACAGCCTACTCGTACCCGCTGATTTTCCTGCCGTTTATCAGTTCGGCCTTTGTCCCCACCGAAACCATGCCTAAAATTGTCCGTGCGTTCGCTGAGAACCAGCCAGTGACTTCAATCGTGAATGCGATTCGTGCCCTCTTGTATGAAGGGTCTGTTGGCAACGGTATCTGGATTGCGCTTGCCTGGTGTGTCGGCATTATGGTCATCGCTTACTTCATCGCTTATAAAGAATTTAAACGCCAGTTAGGGTAA